The DNA region TCCTCTTATATCAGCGTGAAAAGATTTAACTAAATTCTCATAATTTAAAATCGTATCATAAACTTTTTTCGCCACTTTATCATTTTTTGCTCTTTTAGCAAGTAAGGCTTCACAGCCTATAAGTTCCGTAGTTTCTGCTAAGATAACTGCTCCGCCTTCATCGATGATAAAATCACTCAAACTCCCCAAAGCGGGATTAGCACTAAGTCCGCTATAACTATCACTTCCGCCGCACTCCGTGCCTAAAATCAAATCGCTAAAATCGCCCTCGCTTTTTTGAAAATTCGCCGCTTCTTTTAGCATAGCATTGATTATTTTTACTCCTTTTTCTATGCTTTTTTGGGAGCCGCCTTCTTCTTGTATGACTAAAAATTCGACCTTTTTATAGGGCGTGGCTTCTTTGATTTTTAAAGCAAGCACTTCAGCTTGTATGACTTCACAGCCAAGACCTACGATTAAAACGCCAAAAACATTAGCATTTGTGCCATGACCTATTAAAACATCTCTTGTTTGTAAAGCGTCAAATTCAAGCTGGGAGCAGCCGTGCTGGTGATTGATATATACAGCACCATCGCATTTTTTAGCGATATTTTCGCAGACCTTATTCGCACAATGCACGCTAGGTATGATGATGACTTTATTTCTTAGTCCAAATTTGTCATCTTCTCTTCTATAACCCATTATTTTTTTCATTTTTATCTCCTCGACCTCTAATGCCACTGGTATTATGGATATGCACCCATTCCCCCGCTTTAATATCACAATTTGCGCTTGCTATTGCTTGAGCGTATTTAATGACCTCTTCATTTTCTTTAATATCGCTTAAAGCAAATTTATGTCCGCTTGCTATATCGTTTAAAAGTTTTATGTTTTCTAGGATTTCTCCTTTTTGTAAATTGCGTAAAGCAGTGGCGACATTATCCTTTTCATTGATAATAATATAAGCTTTCATAATGCTACACCCGTTTCTTTTTCTATGCTTTTAATAAGAGCTTTAGCCTCATCTAAACGCAAATTTAACGCCTCTTTTGTGCTAGGCGATAAAGGATGGACACTAGTATTTGCAAAGTCAAAACCTCTTGCCTTTAAAAGCAGAGCAAAGCCCATAGGAAAAGTCAAGCTCATAGCAAATCTTATAGCCTTTAGTAAGCTTTTTTGCACTAATAAGGCTCTTTCGTAATTTTTTGTATCCATAGCACGATAAATTTCACTCATCAATTCAGGGAAAATCCCACCCATACTCGTCATAGAGCCTTTAGCGCCAGCTAATAAAGCTCCGGCATAAAATTCCTCCCTCCCCACAAATACATCAAAATTTGTAGGAACGACATCCAAGATATGATTTAAAAGCAGTGCATCTCCGCTACTATCTTTAATCCCAACAACTCCATCAAGCTTTGATACTTTTTCGATCAAATTTAAGCTCAGTGCTGGAGCAAACAAAGGGATATTATAGATATAAAGGGGGAGTTTAATGCTTTGTGTTAAATTTTTCACATATTCAAAAAGCGTTTCTTCATTGAGTTTGTAATAATAGGGCATAGCAAGCAATAAAGCATCAAGTCCTAACTCATAAGCTTTTTGAGCTAAAATAAGCGTATTTTGATACACAGGCGAAGCTATACCTGTAATGATGGGCTTATCATTTTTAGCAACTTTTTTAGTTAGCTCCATCAGCTTTACTTGTTCTTCTAATCCTAAAGCTTGAGAATCGCCAACGCTACCATTACAAAACAAGCCATCTAAACCCTTAGAAATTCCAAATTCGCAATAACGCATAAATTCTTTTTCATTAATGCTTTTGTCATTTTTATAAGGTGTTAGTAAGGCTGGTAAAGTTCCTTTTAAAATTCCCATTTTGTATTCTCCTTTTGTATATACAAAAATATATTTATATACAAAAAATATAACAATTTTTTTTAAAAAATACAAATGAAATCAATCAAGTATTTTTTATTATTTTTAAATTCAATGTGCCTAAAATAAGCA from Campylobacter upsaliensis includes:
- a CDS encoding UxaA family hydrolase — encoded protein: MKAYIIINEKDNVATALRNLQKGEILENIKLLNDIASGHKFALSDIKENEEVIKYAQAIASANCDIKAGEWVHIHNTSGIRGRGDKNEKNNGL
- a CDS encoding UxaA family hydrolase produces the protein MKKIMGYRREDDKFGLRNKVIIIPSVHCANKVCENIAKKCDGAVYINHQHGCSQLEFDALQTRDVLIGHGTNANVFGVLIVGLGCEVIQAEVLALKIKEATPYKKVEFLVIQEEGGSQKSIEKGVKIINAMLKEAANFQKSEGDFSDLILGTECGGSDSYSGLSANPALGSLSDFIIDEGGAVILAETTELIGCEALLAKRAKNDKVAKKVYDTILNYENLVKSFHADIRGANPSPGNIAGGLSSIEEKSLGCVYKAGTRTLMDVIDYAKPVLSKGLTFMNTPGNDIEQLSAMVAGGANICVFTTGRGTPTGSAIVPTIKMSSNSFCYQNMNDCIDINAGEILDGAKTKEDIRDELIELIVKIGDGHLVKAELNEQNDFSVWRLATTC
- a CDS encoding dihydrodipicolinate synthase family protein — its product is MGILKGTLPALLTPYKNDKSINEKEFMRYCEFGISKGLDGLFCNGSVGDSQALGLEEQVKLMELTKKVAKNDKPIITGIASPVYQNTLILAQKAYELGLDALLLAMPYYYKLNEETLFEYVKNLTQSIKLPLYIYNIPLFAPALSLNLIEKVSKLDGVVGIKDSSGDALLLNHILDVVPTNFDVFVGREEFYAGALLAGAKGSMTSMGGIFPELMSEIYRAMDTKNYERALLVQKSLLKAIRFAMSLTFPMGFALLLKARGFDFANTSVHPLSPSTKEALNLRLDEAKALIKSIEKETGVAL